From the genome of Bosea sp. Tri-49, one region includes:
- a CDS encoding winged helix-turn-helix transcriptional regulator, whose product MADPMKRLPMLPVERALKVISGRWKAVILYQLFDGPKRLSELQKRIPPITQKVLIQQLREMEEHGLVSREIFRQVPARVDYAATPLGQSLAPVIATLCDWGRRHAADLGELDTLSECRYRPGERSEAA is encoded by the coding sequence ATGGCCGACCCGATGAAGCGCTTGCCGATGCTGCCGGTCGAGCGGGCGCTCAAGGTGATCTCCGGCCGCTGGAAGGCCGTGATCCTCTACCAGCTCTTCGACGGCCCCAAGCGCCTGTCGGAGCTGCAGAAGCGCATTCCGCCAATCACCCAGAAGGTGCTGATTCAGCAATTGCGCGAGATGGAAGAGCACGGCCTCGTCAGCCGCGAGATCTTCCGGCAGGTGCCGGCGCGCGTCGACTATGCGGCGACACCGCTTGGCCAGAGCCTCGCCCCGGTGATTGCAACGCTGTGCGACTGGGGCCGCCGCCATGCCGCCGATCTCGGCGAGCTCGACACCCTGTCCGAGTGCCGTTACCGCCCGGGCGAGCGTTCCGAGGCGGCCTGA
- a CDS encoding RraA family protein produces MPLIGHRTNPSSPAVPGVVLDGFRNAAVSLISDVMNRLHGTKALRPYHRSGVLVGTAVTVKTRPGDNQTLHRAYELLRAGDVLVVDGGGDLTQALVGEIMMSRARAMGVAGFVIDGAIRDVDAFLQSDFPCYARGVTHRGPYKSGPGEINVPVSIDGMVVMPGDVVVGDADGIVAFDRTDAAELLMLVHQQEEREANALAAIAEGRIDTFYMGAGKAAS; encoded by the coding sequence ATGCCGTTGATCGGTCATCGCACTAATCCGAGCTCTCCCGCCGTTCCCGGCGTAGTCCTCGACGGGTTCCGCAACGCCGCGGTCTCGCTCATCTCCGATGTGATGAACCGACTGCATGGGACGAAGGCCTTGCGGCCCTATCATCGCTCCGGCGTGCTCGTCGGCACGGCGGTGACGGTCAAGACGCGGCCCGGCGACAATCAGACCCTGCACCGCGCCTATGAACTGCTGCGCGCCGGCGACGTCCTCGTCGTCGATGGCGGCGGCGACCTGACCCAGGCGCTGGTCGGCGAGATCATGATGAGCCGGGCTCGCGCCATGGGCGTCGCCGGCTTCGTCATCGACGGCGCGATCCGCGACGTCGATGCCTTCCTGCAGTCCGACTTCCCCTGCTACGCCCGCGGCGTCACCCATCGCGGCCCCTACAAGAGCGGGCCGGGCGAGATCAACGTGCCGGTCTCGATCGACGGCATGGTGGTGATGCCGGGCGATGTCGTGGTCGGCGACGCCGACGGCATCGTCGCCTTCGATCGAACCGATGCGGCCGAGCTCCTCATGTTGGTGCACCAGCAGGAAGAACGCGAGGCGAACGCCCTCGCCGCGATCGCCGAGGGCCGGATCGACACGTTCTACATGGGTGCCGGAAAGGCTGCGTCGTGA
- a CDS encoding amino acid ABC transporter permease, which produces MLEILENNWLLFLVGQYPHGPIGGLAMTLFMASISLALCFPFAIALALARLSPYRWLRLPATAIVHTVRGLPLIMFIFWTYFFSPLIIGRAVGGVETLVIALVIYEAAYLSEIIRAGIEGLPKGQVEAATSLGLRYWPTTFKVVLPQALHNMLPSMVSQFVSTIKETSLGYVISAHELTFAAAQVNNVLLTQPFEVYGILALTYFALCFALTSLARFIERRISGDRGGTPGVTIAA; this is translated from the coding sequence ATGCTCGAGATCCTTGAGAACAACTGGCTGCTCTTTCTCGTCGGGCAGTACCCGCACGGGCCGATCGGCGGCCTCGCCATGACGCTGTTCATGGCCTCGATTTCGCTGGCGCTGTGCTTCCCCTTCGCCATCGCGCTGGCGCTGGCGCGCCTCAGCCCCTATCGCTGGCTGCGGCTGCCGGCGACCGCAATCGTGCACACGGTGCGCGGCCTGCCGCTGATCATGTTCATCTTCTGGACCTATTTCTTCTCGCCGCTGATCATCGGCCGGGCGGTCGGCGGGGTCGAGACGCTGGTGATCGCGCTCGTAATCTATGAAGCAGCTTATCTCTCCGAGATCATCCGCGCCGGCATCGAGGGCCTGCCCAAGGGCCAGGTCGAGGCGGCGACCTCGCTCGGCCTGCGCTACTGGCCGACAACCTTCAAGGTCGTGCTGCCGCAGGCGCTGCACAACATGCTGCCGAGCATGGTCAGCCAGTTCGTCTCGACCATCAAGGAGACCTCACTCGGCTATGTCATCAGCGCCCATGAGCTCACCTTCGCGGCGGCCCAGGTCAACAACGTCCTGCTGACTCAGCCCTTCGAGGTCTACGGCATCCTGGCGCTGACCTATTTCGCGCTCTGCTTCGCGCTGACTTCGCTGGCCCGCTTTATCGAGCGGCGTATCTCGGGCGACCGCGGCGGCACGCCCGGCGTCACCATTGCGGCATGA
- a CDS encoding amino acid ABC transporter permease, whose amino-acid sequence MGYVFDLGSVLNGKYLDWFLIGLATTLALTVAAWCLAMAMGIILTLVRMIPFPPLGWFVALYVEYHRNVPLLVQIFVWYFGVPSLLPRPARQWINAHHGEFLLAAIALGLAAAAYVAEDIRSGIRSIPKAQYESARSIGFGYLGAMGYVVLPQALRIAVPPLINQTLLLFKNTSLAMAIGVGELTYRTREVESYTFKTFEAFAVATAIYLAISFGIMALGSWSGHRLKLETR is encoded by the coding sequence ATGGGCTATGTCTTCGATCTCGGCAGCGTGCTGAACGGGAAATATCTCGACTGGTTCCTGATCGGTCTTGCCACCACGCTGGCACTGACGGTCGCGGCTTGGTGCCTCGCCATGGCGATGGGGATCATCCTGACGCTCGTCCGGATGATCCCGTTCCCGCCGCTCGGCTGGTTCGTGGCGCTCTATGTCGAATACCACCGCAACGTGCCGCTGCTGGTCCAGATCTTCGTCTGGTATTTTGGCGTGCCCTCGCTGCTGCCGCGCCCGGCGCGGCAATGGATCAACGCCCATCACGGTGAATTCCTGCTGGCGGCGATCGCGCTCGGCCTCGCCGCCGCAGCCTATGTCGCCGAGGACATCCGCAGCGGCATCCGCTCGATCCCCAAGGCGCAATACGAGTCGGCCCGCTCGATCGGCTTCGGCTATCTCGGCGCCATGGGCTATGTCGTGCTGCCGCAGGCGCTGCGCATCGCCGTGCCGCCGCTGATCAACCAGACCTTGCTGCTGTTCAAGAACACCAGCCTCGCCATGGCGATCGGCGTCGGCGAACTGACCTACCGGACGCGCGAGGTCGAGAGCTACACCTTCAAGACCTTCGAGGCCTTCGCGGTCGCGACCGCGATCTACCTCGCCATCTCTTTCGGCATCATGGCGCTGGGCAGCTGGTCCGGCCACCGCCTCAAGCTCGAGACGCGCTGA
- the fabA gene encoding 3-hydroxyacyl-[acyl-carrier-protein] dehydratase FabA, with product MERQSSFSYEEILACGRGELFGPGNAQLPLPPMLMFDRIAEISEDGGPHGKGLVRAEFDIRPDLWFFDCHFKGDPVMPGCLGLDALWQLTGFFLGWLGLPGRGRALGVGEVKFADQVLPSVKRVVYGVDFKRVFKSKLVLGIADGWLEADGKRIYTVSDMRVGLFKPEAA from the coding sequence ATGGAGCGGCAATCGTCATTCAGCTACGAGGAAATCCTCGCTTGCGGGCGCGGTGAACTCTTCGGGCCGGGCAATGCGCAGCTGCCGCTGCCGCCGATGCTGATGTTCGATCGTATCGCCGAAATCAGCGAGGATGGCGGTCCGCACGGCAAGGGCCTCGTCCGTGCCGAGTTCGACATTCGCCCGGACCTCTGGTTCTTCGATTGCCATTTCAAGGGCGATCCGGTCATGCCGGGCTGCCTCGGGCTCGACGCGCTCTGGCAGCTCACCGGTTTCTTCCTTGGCTGGCTCGGCCTGCCGGGTCGTGGCCGGGCGCTCGGCGTTGGCGAGGTCAAGTTCGCCGACCAGGTGCTGCCCTCCGTCAAGCGCGTCGTCTACGGCGTCGACTTCAAGCGCGTCTTCAAGTCCAAGCTCGTCCTCGGCATCGCCGATGGCTGGCTCGAAGCCGACGGCAAGCGTATCTATACGGTCTCGGATATGCGCGTCGGCTTGTTCAAGCCCGAAGCGGCCTGA
- a CDS encoding ABC transporter substrate-binding protein, translated as MKLFSVLGLTAVLAAGLCGTAQADQLADIKARGKLICGTLGTAEPFSFQHPQTRQIVGYDVDICQKVADALGVSLELKGIAVEARIPELLQGRVDILAANLGYTPERAQQIDFSHSYFVSQQKLLTTKDSGITTLEGLAGKKVTAIKGSSSEQGVRRLIPTAETVTFQDTSSAFLALAQDKVDAFCGSELILVKLAKQSKVPMLVIEKSLFVEPWGLGLRKGETAFKEQVNGVLSKLASSGELDTIFGKWLGEGTAFNIKRDYKVEEIKS; from the coding sequence ATGAAGCTCTTTTCGGTTCTGGGCCTGACGGCTGTTCTCGCCGCCGGCCTCTGCGGCACCGCGCAAGCCGACCAGCTCGCCGACATCAAGGCGCGCGGCAAGCTGATCTGCGGCACGCTCGGCACTGCCGAGCCGTTCTCCTTCCAGCATCCGCAGACCCGCCAGATCGTCGGCTACGACGTCGACATCTGCCAGAAGGTCGCCGACGCCCTGGGCGTTTCGCTGGAGCTCAAGGGCATCGCGGTCGAAGCCCGCATCCCAGAGCTGCTGCAGGGCCGGGTCGACATCCTCGCTGCCAATCTCGGCTACACGCCGGAGCGCGCCCAGCAGATCGACTTCTCCCATTCCTATTTCGTCAGCCAGCAGAAGCTGCTGACGACCAAGGATTCCGGCATCACCACGCTGGAGGGCCTGGCCGGCAAGAAGGTGACCGCGATCAAGGGCTCGTCCTCCGAACAGGGCGTGCGCCGGCTGATCCCGACCGCCGAGACCGTGACCTTCCAGGACACCTCCTCGGCCTTCCTGGCGCTGGCGCAGGACAAGGTCGATGCGTTCTGCGGTTCCGAGCTGATCCTGGTGAAGCTCGCCAAGCAGTCGAAGGTGCCGATGCTGGTGATCGAGAAGTCGCTCTTCGTCGAGCCCTGGGGCCTTGGCCTGCGCAAGGGCGAGACCGCCTTCAAGGAACAGGTCAACGGCGTGCTCAGCAAGCTCGCGAGCTCCGGCGAGCTCGACACGATCTTCGGCAAATGGCTCGGCGAAGGCACCGCCTTCAACATCAAGCGCGACTACAAGGTCGAAGAGATCAAGAGCTGA
- the irrA gene encoding iron response transcriptional regulator IrrA — MDRLTQDEGNGADARQGCPFHDVRQKLRRVGLRPTRQRVSLGWLLFAKGDRHVSAEILYEEAMKARVPVSLATVYNTLHQFTEAGLLRELAIDGAKTFFDTDNSDHHHFVVDGEDKVIDIPASAIDVAELPPAPEGYEISRVDVVVRLRKIAD, encoded by the coding sequence ATGGACCGCCTGACGCAGGACGAGGGCAATGGAGCGGATGCGCGGCAGGGCTGCCCCTTCCACGATGTGCGCCAGAAGCTGCGCCGGGTAGGCCTGAGACCGACCCGTCAACGCGTCTCGCTCGGCTGGCTGCTCTTCGCCAAGGGGGATCGGCATGTCAGCGCCGAGATCCTCTACGAGGAAGCGATGAAGGCGCGCGTGCCGGTTTCGCTCGCGACCGTCTACAACACGCTGCATCAGTTCACCGAGGCCGGCCTGCTGCGCGAGCTCGCGATCGACGGCGCCAAGACCTTCTTCGACACCGACAACAGCGACCATCACCATTTTGTCGTCGACGGCGAGGACAAGGTGATCGACATCCCGGCTTCGGCAATCGACGTCGCCGAACTGCCGCCCGCGCCCGAAGGTTACGAGATCAGCCGGGTCGATGTCGTGGTCAGGCTGCGCAAGATCGCCGACTGA
- a CDS encoding quinone oxidoreductase family protein, which yields MKAIQYSRFGGPDVLETVEIDQPSPGPGEVLIAVGAVGVNFFEVLMRQDRYVVTPPLPFNPGVEIAGTIAALGEGVTTFSVGERVAAALYLADRQSGGYADYVAVSADVLVHLPETLPFAAATALQVQGLTALHLQRSNPAAGRNVLISAAAGGVGSLLVQLAKRAGAKRVIAMASSNEKLALAQDIGADAGVDYTRPDWPEQVRALTDGAGPDLIFDASGGDIPAQCLALLAPFGRLVLYGPLSIADFRPDAEALNALIFGNRAIAGFSLLQHLAPERLAQDLGELFALASAGELKLLPGGTFPLAQASAAHAALESRQTAGKLVLVP from the coding sequence ATGAAAGCCATCCAGTACAGCCGCTTCGGCGGCCCCGACGTGCTCGAGACCGTCGAGATCGACCAGCCCTCGCCTGGCCCCGGCGAGGTGCTCATCGCGGTCGGCGCCGTCGGCGTCAATTTCTTCGAGGTGTTGATGCGGCAGGACCGCTATGTCGTGACACCGCCCCTGCCCTTCAATCCCGGTGTCGAGATTGCCGGCACCATCGCGGCTCTAGGGGAAGGCGTCACAACGTTTTCGGTCGGCGAGCGCGTCGCCGCAGCCCTTTATCTCGCAGACCGTCAGAGCGGCGGCTACGCCGACTATGTCGCGGTCAGCGCGGATGTCCTCGTGCACTTGCCGGAGACACTGCCGTTTGCGGCCGCTACCGCGCTGCAGGTGCAGGGCCTGACCGCGCTGCATCTGCAGCGCAGCAATCCGGCCGCCGGGCGCAACGTCCTGATCAGCGCCGCGGCTGGCGGCGTCGGCAGCCTTTTGGTCCAGTTGGCGAAGCGGGCCGGGGCGAAGCGCGTGATCGCTATGGCGAGCTCGAACGAGAAACTCGCGCTGGCACAGGACATCGGCGCCGATGCGGGCGTCGACTACACACGGCCCGATTGGCCGGAACAGGTCCGTGCCCTAACCGACGGCGCAGGTCCGGACCTGATCTTCGATGCGTCCGGCGGCGACATCCCGGCGCAATGCCTCGCCTTGCTCGCGCCATTTGGACGTCTCGTGCTTTACGGCCCGCTCTCGATAGCCGATTTCCGGCCGGATGCAGAGGCGTTGAACGCCCTGATCTTCGGCAATCGCGCGATTGCCGGCTTCTCGCTCCTACAGCATCTGGCGCCCGAGCGCCTCGCGCAGGATCTTGGCGAGCTGTTCGCGCTGGCTAGCGCTGGCGAATTGAAGCTCCTGCCCGGCGGCACCTTCCCGCTGGCACAGGCGAGCGCCGCCCATGCCGCGCTCGAAAGTCGGCAGACGGCCGGCAAGCTTGTGCTGGTGCCGTGA
- a CDS encoding aminotransferase class I/II-fold pyridoxal phosphate-dependent enzyme, with product MVARMRAQELKAQGRDIIDLTTGEPDFDTPLHIQQATTAAMAAGETRYAPVNGTPRLRKAIIAKFARENGVTYAADEIVVGSGAKQVIFNALAATVGEGDEVVVPAPYWVSYPDMVLACDGTPVIVASGENAGFKLTAEALEDAITPRTRWLLLNTPSNPTGAFYSAAEMTALTEVLKRHPQVALMTDDIYEHIRFDGGKPVCPVALAPELRERTLLVNGVSKTYAMTGFRIGYGAGPKGLVKAINIIQSQTTSGAASMCMAAAAAALEGDQSFVGEARAAYRQRRDRAVELLDAIDGMSCLKPDGAFYVYPSCAGLIGRRRPDGRVLESDLDVALYFLEEAGVAVLDGSAYGLSPYLRLSIATSLAAIEEACARIRRASEVLQRS from the coding sequence ATGGTGGCGCGCATGCGTGCCCAGGAGCTCAAGGCGCAGGGTCGCGACATCATCGACCTCACCACCGGCGAGCCCGACTTCGATACGCCCCTTCATATCCAGCAGGCGACGACCGCGGCGATGGCAGCCGGCGAGACGCGCTACGCGCCGGTCAACGGTACGCCGCGCCTGCGCAAGGCGATCATCGCCAAGTTCGCGCGGGAGAACGGGGTGACCTACGCTGCCGACGAGATCGTCGTCGGCAGCGGCGCCAAGCAGGTGATCTTCAATGCGCTGGCGGCGACGGTGGGCGAGGGCGACGAGGTCGTCGTGCCGGCGCCCTATTGGGTGTCCTATCCCGACATGGTGCTGGCCTGCGACGGCACCCCAGTCATCGTCGCCTCCGGCGAGAATGCCGGCTTCAAGCTAACCGCCGAGGCACTCGAAGACGCGATCACGCCGCGCACGCGCTGGCTGCTTCTGAACACGCCGTCGAACCCGACCGGCGCCTTCTATTCGGCTGCCGAGATGACGGCGCTGACCGAGGTCCTGAAGCGCCACCCGCAGGTGGCGCTGATGACTGACGACATCTACGAGCACATTCGCTTCGACGGCGGGAAGCCGGTCTGCCCGGTGGCGCTCGCACCGGAATTGCGCGAGCGTACCTTGCTCGTCAACGGCGTCTCCAAGACCTATGCGATGACCGGCTTCCGGATCGGCTACGGGGCTGGGCCGAAGGGGCTGGTCAAGGCGATCAATATCATCCAGTCGCAGACGACGTCGGGCGCCGCCTCGATGTGCATGGCCGCGGCCGCGGCGGCGCTCGAAGGCGACCAGAGCTTCGTCGGCGAAGCGCGGGCCGCCTACCGCCAGCGGCGCGATCGCGCCGTCGAACTGCTCGACGCGATCGATGGCATGAGCTGCCTGAAGCCGGATGGCGCCTTCTATGTCTATCCGAGCTGCGCCGGGCTGATCGGCCGGCGCCGGCCGGACGGGCGGGTGCTCGAGAGCGATCTCGATGTCGCTCTCTATTTCCTCGAGGAAGCCGGTGTCGCCGTCCTCGACGGCTCGGCCTACGGGCTCTCGCCCTATCTGCGCCTGTCGATCGCGACCTCGCTTGCTGCGATCGAGGAGGCCTGCGCCCGCATCAGACGGGCGAGCGAAGTACTGCAACGATCATAA
- a CDS encoding SH3 domain-containing protein, with amino-acid sequence MTVQTMRGAAGLLLAVGLALLATRSTAQEVAAGPVSGLPLPRYVSLKSDRVNLREGPSKEHRTSWVFQRAGLPVEITAEFETWRRVRDADGTEGWVLHSLLSGRRTVLVSPWSKNKNEPFSLRDAANEGGAVVATLEPGVIANVQSCQNAWCRVTVSKMSGYIRQDRLWGVYPNETVQ; translated from the coding sequence ATGACGGTTCAGACGATGCGCGGCGCCGCCGGCCTTCTGCTCGCAGTGGGCCTGGCCCTGCTGGCGACGCGGAGCACTGCGCAGGAGGTCGCCGCCGGCCCCGTCTCCGGCCTGCCGTTGCCGCGCTATGTCAGCCTCAAATCGGACCGGGTCAATCTGCGCGAGGGCCCGTCGAAGGAGCATCGCACCAGCTGGGTTTTTCAGCGCGCTGGCCTGCCCGTCGAGATCACCGCCGAATTCGAGACCTGGCGGCGCGTGCGCGACGCCGACGGCACTGAAGGCTGGGTTCTGCACAGCCTGCTCTCGGGGCGGCGCACCGTGCTGGTCTCGCCCTGGTCGAAGAACAAGAACGAACCGTTTTCCCTGCGCGATGCCGCGAATGAGGGCGGGGCCGTGGTCGCGACCCTCGAGCCCGGCGTCATCGCCAATGTGCAGTCCTGCCAGAATGCCTGGTGCCGTGTCACGGTCAGCAAGATGTCGGGGTATATCCGGCAGGATCGGCTCTGGGGCGTCTATCCCAACGAAACCGTGCAGTAG
- a CDS encoding amino acid ABC transporter ATP-binding protein: MIRFENVDKWFGTLQVLADVSGEVRRGEVKVLIGPSGSGKSTLIRTVTRLEKVQGGRVCVDGADVAARGLDINRLRQRVGFVFQAYNLFPHLTALGNITLGLTKLRGLSKAAARERAMEELARVGLTEKANEMPGLLSGGQRQRVAIARSLAMDPEVMLFDEPTSALDPEMVGEVLAAMKRLAAGGMTMICVTHEIGFAREVADEIWFMEAGRVIERGRPAELGDAAAYPRLADFLRMVGHHR, translated from the coding sequence ATGATCCGCTTCGAGAACGTCGACAAATGGTTCGGGACGCTGCAGGTGCTGGCCGACGTCTCCGGAGAGGTCCGGCGCGGCGAGGTCAAGGTCCTGATTGGACCATCGGGTTCGGGCAAGTCGACCCTGATCCGCACCGTGACGCGGCTGGAGAAGGTCCAGGGCGGGCGCGTCTGCGTCGATGGCGCGGATGTCGCAGCACGCGGGCTCGACATCAACCGCCTGCGCCAGCGCGTCGGCTTCGTCTTCCAGGCCTACAACCTGTTCCCGCATCTCACTGCGCTCGGCAACATCACGCTGGGCCTGACCAAGTTGCGCGGCCTGTCCAAGGCGGCAGCACGCGAGCGCGCCATGGAAGAGCTCGCCCGCGTCGGGCTGACCGAGAAGGCGAACGAGATGCCCGGCCTGCTCTCGGGTGGCCAGCGTCAGCGCGTCGCCATCGCCCGCTCACTGGCGATGGACCCGGAGGTGATGCTGTTCGACGAGCCGACCTCGGCGCTCGATCCGGAGATGGTCGGCGAGGTGCTGGCCGCGATGAAGCGGCTCGCCGCCGGCGGCATGACCATGATCTGCGTCACCCACGAGATCGGTTTCGCCCGCGAGGTCGCGGACGAGATCTGGTTCATGGAGGCGGGGAGGGTGATCGAGCGCGGCAGGCCGGCGGAACTCGGCGACGCGGCAGCCTATCCGCGGCTCGCAGACTTCCTGCGCATGGTCGGTCACCACCGATAG
- a CDS encoding complex I NDUFA9 subunit family protein, whose amino-acid sequence MTVLPPASQLVTVFGGSGFLGRHVVRALARRGYRVRAAVRRPDLAGFLQPLGTVGQITAVQANLRYPDSVAAAVKGADAVINLVGIMQEKGRQNFSSVQAQGARTVAQACATFGVDRLIQVSALGASADSKSAYARSKAEGEVAVHALVEQAIVLRPSVMFGPEDTFFNRFASLVRMLPVLPLAGAETKFQPVFVGDVAEAVARAVDGKLEAGKVYELGGPEAKTLRELIGYVCEVTGRRRLIAPMPFGLARLQGQVLEIADMLTLGLLPKELILTRDQVHLLESDNVVSETAEKEGRTLRGLGIAPVSAEAEVPGYLWRFRKSGQFDTARAGG is encoded by the coding sequence ATGACGGTCCTGCCTCCCGCTTCGCAACTCGTCACGGTTTTCGGCGGCTCGGGCTTCCTCGGGCGGCATGTCGTGCGGGCGCTGGCGCGGCGCGGCTATCGTGTCCGCGCTGCGGTGCGCCGCCCCGATCTCGCCGGCTTCCTGCAGCCGCTTGGCACCGTCGGCCAGATCACCGCGGTGCAGGCCAATCTGCGCTACCCCGATTCGGTCGCGGCCGCTGTGAAGGGCGCCGATGCGGTGATCAACCTCGTCGGCATCATGCAGGAGAAGGGCCGGCAGAACTTCTCGTCGGTGCAGGCGCAGGGCGCGCGCACCGTCGCGCAGGCCTGCGCGACTTTCGGCGTCGACCGGCTGATCCAGGTCTCCGCGCTCGGCGCCAGCGCTGATTCGAAATCAGCCTATGCTCGCAGCAAGGCCGAGGGCGAGGTGGCCGTTCATGCTCTGGTCGAGCAGGCGATCGTGCTGCGCCCCTCGGTGATGTTCGGGCCGGAAGACACCTTCTTCAACCGCTTCGCTTCGCTGGTGCGCATGCTGCCGGTGCTACCGCTCGCCGGCGCCGAGACCAAATTCCAGCCGGTCTTCGTCGGCGACGTCGCCGAAGCGGTTGCTCGTGCCGTCGACGGCAAGCTCGAGGCCGGCAAGGTCTATGAGCTCGGCGGTCCGGAGGCGAAGACCCTGCGGGAACTGATCGGCTATGTCTGCGAGGTCACCGGTCGCAGGCGCCTGATCGCGCCGATGCCTTTCGGGCTCGCCCGCCTGCAGGGGCAGGTCCTCGAGATCGCGGACATGCTGACGCTCGGCCTTTTGCCGAAAGAGCTTATTCTGACGCGCGACCAGGTCCATCTGCTCGAGAGCGACAATGTCGTGTCCGAGACGGCGGAGAAGGAAGGCCGGACCCTGCGCGGGCTCGGCATCGCTCCGGTCTCGGCCGAGGCTGAGGTACCGGGCTATCTCTGGCGCTTCCGCAAGTCCGGCCAGTTCGACACCGCCCGCGCTGGCGGCTGA
- a CDS encoding 2-hydroxyacid dehydrogenase — MSKKKPLVVVTRKLPAVVETRMRELFDARLNLDDTPMSQAALVEAMKTADVLVPTVTDKIDARLIAQAGEQLRLIANFGNGVDNIDVASAVQRGITVTNTPGVLTDDTADMTMALILAVARRIAEGARIITDDEWGGWSPNWMLGRRITGKRLGIVGMGRIGQALAKRASAFGLSIHYHNRRRLDARIEEALDATYWDSLDQMLARMDVVSVNCPHTPATYHLLSARRLKLMKPDAILVNTARGEIVDETALSRMLEAGELAGAGLDVFEHEPAVNPRLLKLARNHRVVVLPHMGSATHEGRADMGEKVIVNIKTFMDGHKPPDRVLPSML, encoded by the coding sequence ATGTCGAAGAAGAAGCCCCTGGTCGTCGTCACGCGCAAGCTGCCCGCCGTGGTCGAGACGCGCATGCGCGAGCTCTTCGATGCCAGGCTCAACCTCGACGACACGCCGATGAGCCAGGCCGCTTTGGTCGAGGCGATGAAGACCGCCGACGTGCTGGTCCCGACCGTGACCGACAAGATCGATGCCCGCTTGATCGCCCAGGCTGGCGAGCAGCTGCGCCTGATCGCCAATTTCGGCAATGGCGTCGACAATATCGACGTCGCCAGCGCCGTGCAGCGCGGCATCACCGTGACCAACACGCCGGGCGTGCTGACCGACGACACCGCCGATATGACGATGGCGCTGATCCTCGCCGTGGCACGCCGCATCGCCGAAGGCGCACGCATCATCACCGACGACGAGTGGGGCGGCTGGTCGCCGAACTGGATGCTCGGCCGTCGCATCACCGGCAAGCGCCTCGGCATCGTCGGCATGGGCCGGATCGGCCAGGCGCTGGCAAAGCGGGCCTCCGCCTTCGGCCTCTCGATCCACTACCACAACCGCCGCCGGCTCGACGCCCGCATCGAGGAGGCGCTCGACGCGACCTACTGGGATTCGCTCGACCAGATGCTGGCACGGATGGACGTCGTCTCGGTCAACTGCCCGCATACGCCGGCGACCTATCATTTGCTCTCGGCCCGCCGGCTCAAGCTGATGAAGCCGGACGCCATCCTGGTGAACACGGCGCGCGGCGAGATCGTCGACGAGACGGCGCTGTCGCGCATGCTGGAGGCCGGCGAACTCGCCGGCGCCGGCCTCGACGTGTTCGAGCACGAGCCGGCGGTCAATCCGCGCCTGCTCAAGCTCGCGCGCAATCATCGCGTCGTCGTGCTGCCGCATATGGGCTCGGCCACGCATGAGGGCCGCGCCGACATGGGCGAGAAGGTCATCGTCAACATCAAGACCTTCATGGACGGGCACAAGCCTCCGGACCGCGTCCTGCCCAGCATGCTTTGA